One Pseudomonas fluorescens genomic region harbors:
- a CDS encoding ABC transporter substrate-binding protein: protein MLKHAVIPFLVGAGLLASAPFATAATNLVFCSEGSPAGFDPGQYTTGTDFDASAETMFNRLTQFERGGTAVIPGLATKWDISDDGLTYTFHLREGVKFHTTPYFKPTREFNADDVLFTFNRMINKDDPFRKAYPTEFPYFTDMGMDTNITKIDKVDDHTVKFTLKEVDAAFIQNMAMSFASVQSAEYAAQLLKDGKAADINQKPIGTGPFVFKSYQKDSNIRYTGNKDYWKPEDVKIDNLIFAITTDPSVRIQKLKKNECQVTLFPRPADLKALKEDKALKMPDQAGFNLGYIAYNVMDKVKGSNEANPLADLRVRQALDMAVNKPQIIDSVYQGAGQLAVNAMPPTQWSYDTTIKDAKYDPEKAKQLLKEAGVKEGTEIVLWAMPVQRPYNPNAKLMAEMLQSDWAKIGLKVKITSYEWGEYIKRSKGGENQAMIIGWSGDNGDPDNWLNVLFGCDSLSGNNFSKWCDKKFDGLVKEAKRTTDQGKRTELYKQAQHVLKDAVPMTPIAHSTVYQPMRANVQDFKISPFGLNSFYGVSVSK, encoded by the coding sequence ATGCTTAAACACGCGGTCATTCCGTTTCTAGTCGGCGCAGGCTTGTTAGCCTCCGCACCTTTCGCCACCGCTGCGACTAACCTGGTGTTCTGCTCCGAAGGGAGCCCGGCCGGTTTTGATCCAGGCCAGTACACCACCGGAACCGACTTCGACGCCTCAGCCGAAACCATGTTCAACCGTCTGACCCAGTTCGAGCGCGGCGGCACCGCCGTGATTCCTGGTCTGGCGACCAAGTGGGACATTTCCGACGATGGCCTGACTTACACCTTCCACCTGCGCGAAGGCGTCAAGTTCCACACCACCCCGTATTTCAAGCCGACTCGTGAGTTCAACGCCGACGACGTGCTGTTTACCTTCAACCGCATGATCAACAAGGACGACCCGTTCCGTAAGGCGTATCCGACCGAATTCCCGTACTTCACCGACATGGGGATGGATACCAACATCACCAAGATCGATAAAGTCGACGACCACACCGTCAAGTTCACGCTGAAAGAAGTCGACGCTGCGTTCATTCAGAACATGGCCATGAGCTTCGCCTCCGTGCAGTCCGCCGAATACGCCGCGCAACTGCTCAAGGACGGCAAAGCCGCCGACATCAACCAGAAGCCGATCGGCACTGGCCCGTTCGTGTTCAAGAGCTACCAGAAAGATTCCAACATCCGTTACACCGGCAACAAGGATTACTGGAAGCCTGAAGACGTGAAGATCGACAACCTGATCTTCGCCATCACCACCGATCCGTCCGTGCGTATCCAGAAGCTGAAAAAGAACGAGTGCCAGGTCACCCTGTTCCCGCGTCCGGCCGATCTGAAAGCGCTGAAAGAAGACAAAGCGCTGAAGATGCCGGATCAGGCCGGTTTCAACCTTGGCTACATCGCCTACAACGTGATGGACAAGGTCAAGGGCAGCAACGAGGCCAACCCGCTGGCTGACCTGCGTGTCCGCCAGGCGCTGGACATGGCGGTGAACAAGCCGCAGATCATCGATTCGGTTTACCAAGGCGCCGGCCAGTTGGCCGTCAATGCCATGCCACCGACCCAGTGGTCCTACGACACCACCATCAAGGACGCCAAGTACGATCCTGAGAAAGCCAAACAGCTGCTCAAGGAAGCCGGCGTCAAGGAAGGTACCGAGATCGTCCTGTGGGCGATGCCGGTTCAGCGTCCGTATAACCCGAACGCCAAACTGATGGCTGAAATGCTCCAGTCCGACTGGGCCAAGATCGGCTTGAAAGTGAAAATTACCAGCTACGAGTGGGGCGAGTACATCAAACGCTCCAAAGGTGGCGAGAACCAGGCCATGATCATTGGCTGGAGCGGTGACAATGGTGATCCGGACAACTGGCTCAACGTTCTGTTCGGCTGCGACTCGCTGAGCGGCAACAACTTCTCCAAGTGGTGTGACAAGAAGTTCGACGGTCTGGTGAAAGAAGCCAAACGCACCACTGATCAGGGCAAGCGCACCGAGCTATACAAACAGGCGCAACACGTCCTCAAAGATGCCGTCCCTATGACACCTATCGCTCACTCGACGGTGTATCAACCCATGCGCGCCAACGTGCAGGATTTCAAGATCAGCCCATTTGGCCTGAATTCCTTCTACGGCGTCAGCGTCAGCAAATAA
- a CDS encoding DUF6124 family protein yields MNKPVPDLPLESISFLENAIRADDQIKNREAIKRALDFYLTPEPSKPRSPSTMFLVHPNIDTESLLAHASESLASADVMAGDFADQLSRPQRNTALAIQQIIMLAELAVNRALDRVDPRS; encoded by the coding sequence ATGAACAAGCCAGTTCCCGATCTACCCCTCGAATCCATTTCCTTCCTCGAAAACGCCATCCGCGCCGACGATCAGATCAAGAACCGCGAAGCGATCAAGCGCGCGCTCGATTTCTATCTCACCCCCGAACCGAGTAAACCGCGATCCCCCAGCACAATGTTTCTCGTCCACCCGAACATCGACACCGAAAGCCTGCTCGCGCATGCCAGTGAATCGCTGGCTTCGGCCGATGTCATGGCGGGTGATTTCGCTGATCAGCTCAGCCGCCCGCAACGCAATACGGCGCTGGCTATTCAGCAAATCATCATGCTGGCGGAGCTGGCGGTGAATCGGGCGCTGGATCGGGTTGATCCACGTTCCTGA
- a CDS encoding OprD family porin, with amino-acid sequence MKLSSTAILALAISSITATAYAETQSQAFTPVTVNEKSAQADATGFLEGQSISGSTRNWYANEQLKRGGKFAYRKNGQSTETDRRINWVQGTIIKYNSGFTEGTVGFSTEVAAYNAIALERDRENLASNNGGAPGTRAGAGNNRTLTKEGGDAQGQWSKVGLANVKARISNTTLTAGRMNFSSPQVDVIGNRPLPSSFEGIALHSEELNNLSFDLATFDRVSPRTEESLSKFRSEYGAIDAEADHVNTAGISYQPFASLTTSLWGTQAEDLWNQYYFGATHVLGDSSVLSLTTGLNYYKTVDEGKKLLGDIDNDTYSLSFGLTHLAHTLTFSYQEVNGNEYFDYLHETNGIYLANSLLSDFNGPNEKSFQISYGINMAEYGVPGLKFNIYQARGWGIDGTHYKGGGYDGVQAMDGEHHYEYGVGATYAVQSGPLKATTIRGTYTAHRASENQADGSINEFRLVTTIPFNIL; translated from the coding sequence ATGAAACTGAGCAGCACCGCGATACTGGCTCTGGCCATCAGCAGCATCACCGCCACGGCTTATGCGGAAACCCAAAGCCAGGCGTTCACTCCGGTGACCGTCAACGAGAAAAGCGCCCAGGCAGACGCCACTGGCTTCCTCGAAGGTCAATCGATCAGCGGTTCGACCCGTAACTGGTACGCCAACGAGCAACTCAAGCGTGGCGGCAAGTTCGCTTACCGCAAGAATGGCCAGTCGACCGAAACCGACCGCCGTATCAACTGGGTGCAAGGCACGATCATCAAGTACAACTCGGGCTTCACTGAAGGGACTGTTGGCTTCAGCACCGAAGTGGCTGCGTACAACGCTATCGCGCTGGAGCGTGATCGCGAGAATCTCGCTTCCAACAATGGCGGCGCCCCGGGCACCCGTGCAGGCGCAGGCAACAACCGTACGCTGACCAAAGAAGGCGGCGACGCTCAGGGTCAATGGAGCAAAGTTGGCCTGGCCAACGTCAAGGCGCGCATTTCCAACACCACCCTGACCGCTGGCCGCATGAATTTCAGCAGTCCGCAGGTCGATGTGATCGGCAACCGTCCGCTGCCATCGAGCTTCGAAGGTATCGCGCTGCACAGCGAAGAACTCAACAACCTGTCGTTCGACCTGGCCACCTTCGACCGCGTCTCGCCACGTACCGAAGAAAGCCTGAGCAAGTTCCGCTCCGAGTACGGCGCGATCGACGCTGAAGCCGACCACGTCAACACCGCCGGTATCTCGTACCAGCCGTTCGCCAGTCTGACCACCAGCCTGTGGGGCACTCAGGCTGAAGACCTGTGGAACCAGTACTACTTCGGCGCTACCCATGTGCTGGGCGACAGCTCGGTGCTGAGCCTGACCACCGGCCTGAACTACTACAAAACCGTCGATGAAGGCAAAAAACTGCTGGGCGACATCGACAACGACACCTACTCGCTGTCGTTCGGCCTGACTCACCTGGCCCACACCCTGACCTTCTCGTATCAGGAAGTGAACGGTAACGAGTACTTCGATTACCTGCACGAAACCAACGGTATCTACCTGGCCAACTCCCTGCTGTCGGACTTCAACGGCCCGAACGAGAAATCCTTCCAGATTTCCTACGGCATCAACATGGCCGAGTACGGCGTGCCAGGCCTGAAGTTCAACATCTACCAAGCGCGCGGCTGGGGCATCGACGGCACTCACTACAAGGGTGGCGGCTACGACGGCGTGCAGGCGATGGACGGCGAGCACCACTATGAATACGGCGTGGGCGCAACCTACGCAGTACAAAGCGGTCCGCTCAAAGCCACGACGATTCGCGGCACTTACACCGCTCACCGCGCCAGCGAAAACCAGGCTGACGGCAGCATCAACGAGTTCCGTCTCGTGACCACGATTCCGTTCAACATTCTGTAA
- a CDS encoding ABC transporter substrate-binding protein, whose product MRHTLVFSALLGAGLLAASSASFAASKSLVFCSEGSPAGFDTAQYTTATDNDAAEPLYNRLVEFEKGATNVVPGLATTWDISEDGLKYTFHLREGVKFHTTPYFEPTRDFNADDVLFTFNRMLDPQQPFRKAYPTEFPYFNGMSLNKNIAKVEKTAPLTVEFTLNSVDAAFIQNIAMSFASILSAEYADKLLAGGKPSDINQKPIGTGPYVFKSYQKDSNIRYTGNKQYWDPSRVKLDNLIFAINTDASVRVQKLKANECQITLHPRPADVEALKNDPKLQLITKPGFNLGYIAYNVRHKPFDQLEVRQALDMAVNKQGILNAVYQGAGQLAVNAMPPTQWSYDDTIKDAAYNPEKAKELLKAAGVKEGTEITLWAMPVQRPYNPNAKLMAEMLQSDWAKIGLKVKIVSYEWGEYIKRTKNGEHDVSLIGWTGDNGDPDNWLGTLYSCDAIGGNNYSMWCDPAYDKLIKQAKVVTDRDQRTMLYKQAQQLLKQQVPITPVAHSTVNQPLNAKVEGFKVSPFGRNVFSGVSID is encoded by the coding sequence ATGCGCCATACCTTGGTTTTTTCCGCATTGCTGGGCGCCGGCCTGTTGGCCGCATCGTCCGCCAGTTTCGCCGCCAGCAAGAGTCTGGTGTTCTGTTCCGAAGGCAGCCCGGCGGGTTTCGATACCGCGCAATACACGACGGCTACCGATAACGACGCCGCTGAGCCGCTGTACAACCGCCTCGTCGAGTTCGAAAAAGGCGCGACCAACGTCGTTCCGGGCCTGGCCACCACGTGGGACATTTCCGAGGATGGTCTCAAGTACACCTTCCACCTGCGTGAAGGTGTGAAGTTTCATACAACGCCTTACTTCGAACCTACACGCGACTTCAACGCCGACGACGTGCTGTTCACGTTTAACCGCATGCTCGATCCGCAGCAGCCATTCCGTAAGGCTTACCCAACCGAATTCCCGTATTTCAACGGGATGAGCCTGAACAAGAACATTGCCAAGGTAGAAAAAACCGCGCCGCTGACCGTGGAGTTCACGCTCAACAGCGTCGACGCCGCGTTCATCCAGAACATCGCAATGAGCTTCGCGTCCATTCTGTCCGCTGAATATGCCGACAAATTGCTGGCCGGCGGCAAGCCGAGCGACATCAACCAGAAGCCCATCGGCACTGGGCCGTACGTGTTCAAGAGCTATCAGAAAGACTCGAACATTCGTTACACCGGTAATAAACAATATTGGGATCCGAGCCGCGTCAAACTCGACAACCTGATTTTCGCGATCAATACCGACGCCTCGGTACGGGTACAGAAACTCAAGGCCAATGAGTGCCAAATCACTCTGCACCCGCGTCCGGCGGATGTTGAAGCGTTGAAGAACGATCCGAAACTGCAACTGATCACCAAACCTGGCTTCAACCTCGGCTACATCGCCTACAACGTCCGCCACAAGCCGTTCGACCAGCTCGAAGTGCGCCAGGCGCTGGACATGGCGGTCAATAAACAAGGGATTCTCAACGCTGTTTATCAGGGCGCCGGCCAACTGGCGGTCAACGCCATGCCGCCGACCCAGTGGTCCTACGACGACACCATCAAAGACGCCGCCTACAACCCGGAAAAAGCCAAAGAGCTGCTTAAGGCTGCCGGCGTGAAAGAAGGCACCGAGATCACCCTATGGGCGATGCCGGTGCAGCGTCCGTACAACCCCAACGCCAAATTGATGGCTGAAATGCTCCAGTCGGACTGGGCGAAAATCGGCCTGAAAGTGAAGATCGTCAGCTACGAATGGGGCGAATACATCAAGCGCACCAAGAACGGCGAGCATGACGTCAGCCTGATCGGCTGGACCGGTGACAATGGTGATCCGGACAACTGGCTCGGTACGCTGTACAGCTGCGATGCGATCGGCGGCAACAACTATTCCATGTGGTGCGATCCGGCTTACGACAAGCTGATCAAACAGGCCAAGGTCGTCACTGACCGCGACCAACGCACCATGCTCTATAAACAGGCTCAGCAGTTGCTTAAACAGCAAGTGCCGATCACGCCTGTCGCTCACTCGACGGTCAACCAGCCCTTAAACGCCAAGGTTGAAGGGTTCAAAGTCAGCCCGTTCGGACGCAACGTTTTCTCGGGCGTCAGTATCGATTAA
- a CDS encoding ABC transporter substrate-binding protein codes for MPRSTLKPLLISLALTAIAPIANAATTLVYCSEASPAGFDPSQYTCGTDFDASAETVFNRLTQFKRGGTEIEPGLATTWDISPDGLQYTFHLRQGVKFHTTDYFKPTRDFNADDILFTFQRLLDPNNAFRKAYPAESPYFTDMGLNTTIKSVEKLDDNTVRFNLNNVDAAFVQNLAMSFASVQSAEYAAQLLEEGKAADLNQKPIGTGPFVFKRYQKDSQIRYTANPAYWKPEDVKIDNLIFSITPDAAVRLQKLKTGECQVSGYPRPADIEVMEKDPNLRVLKQAGFNLGFLAYNTTHAPLDQLKVRQALDMAIDKPAIIKAVYQSAGQLARNALPPAQWSYDPNIKDAPYDPVKARVLLKEAGVAPGTTINLWAMTVQRASNPNARMSAQMIQQDWDKIGIKANIVSYEWGEYIKRAKNGEHDAMIYGWTGDNGDPDNWLGVLYSCAAVKGSNYAKWCDPAYDKLVQQAKLSTDREQRVKLYQQAQLILKQQVPITPIANSTVFQPLRKEVTDFRISPFGLTPFYGVGINK; via the coding sequence ATGCCAAGATCCACCCTAAAACCGCTCTTGATCTCCCTCGCCCTAACAGCCATAGCCCCGATCGCAAACGCCGCCACAACCCTGGTCTACTGCTCCGAAGCCAGCCCCGCCGGCTTCGACCCCAGCCAATACACCTGCGGCACCGACTTCGACGCCTCCGCCGAAACCGTCTTCAACCGCCTCACCCAATTCAAACGCGGCGGCACCGAAATCGAACCCGGTCTGGCGACAACATGGGACATCTCCCCGGATGGCCTGCAATACACCTTCCACCTGCGCCAAGGCGTGAAATTCCACACCACCGACTACTTCAAACCAACCCGCGACTTCAACGCCGACGACATCCTGTTCACCTTCCAGCGCCTGCTCGACCCGAACAACGCCTTCCGCAAGGCCTACCCGGCAGAATCTCCGTATTTCACCGACATGGGCCTGAACACCACGATCAAATCAGTGGAAAAACTCGACGACAACACCGTGCGCTTCAACCTCAACAACGTCGACGCCGCATTCGTGCAAAACCTGGCAATGAGTTTCGCCTCCGTCCAGTCGGCCGAATACGCCGCGCAGTTACTGGAGGAAGGCAAAGCCGCCGACCTCAACCAGAAACCCATCGGCACCGGCCCGTTCGTGTTCAAGCGGTACCAGAAAGACTCGCAGATTCGCTACACCGCCAACCCGGCTTACTGGAAACCCGAGGACGTGAAAATCGATAACCTGATTTTCTCGATCACCCCGGACGCCGCGGTGCGCCTGCAGAAGTTGAAGACTGGCGAATGCCAGGTCAGCGGCTATCCACGCCCGGCCGACATCGAAGTCATGGAAAAAGACCCCAACCTGCGAGTACTCAAACAGGCCGGTTTCAACCTTGGCTTCCTCGCTTACAACACCACCCACGCCCCTTTGGATCAGCTCAAGGTACGGCAGGCGCTGGACATGGCTATCGACAAACCGGCGATCATCAAAGCCGTCTACCAAAGTGCCGGCCAGCTGGCACGCAACGCCCTGCCGCCGGCGCAATGGTCGTATGACCCGAATATCAAGGATGCCCCTTATGACCCGGTCAAAGCCCGGGTGCTACTTAAAGAAGCGGGGGTGGCACCGGGTACAACCATCAACCTCTGGGCAATGACGGTGCAGCGCGCTTCGAACCCGAATGCGCGAATGTCGGCGCAGATGATTCAGCAGGATTGGGACAAAATCGGCATCAAGGCCAACATCGTCAGCTATGAGTGGGGCGAGTACATCAAGCGCGCCAAAAATGGTGAACATGACGCCATGATCTATGGCTGGACCGGTGACAACGGCGACCCGGACAACTGGCTCGGTGTGCTCTACAGCTGCGCGGCGGTGAAAGGCAGCAACTACGCAAAATGGTGTGATCCGGCTTACGACAAACTGGTGCAACAGGCCAAGCTGTCCACCGACAGAGAGCAGCGGGTCAAACTCTATCAACAAGCGCAACTGATTCTTAAACAGCAGGTGCCCATCACACCAATTGCCAACTCGACGGTATTTCAGCCGCTGCGCAAAGAAGTCACCGACTTTCGGATCAGTCCGTTTGGCCTGACGCCCTTCTATGGGGTCGGTATAAATAAGTAA
- a CDS encoding SIMPL domain-containing protein (The SIMPL domain is named for its presence in mouse protein SIMPL (signalling molecule that associates with mouse pelle-like kinase). Bacterial member BP26, from Brucella, was shown to assemble into a channel-like structure, while YggE from E. coli has been associated with resistance to oxidative stress.) — protein MHTFRRSAALLALTIGSVASLPALAADELHYNQISLRAEVSQEVARDQMIVTLYTEEQNTDPAKLAAAISTTMNKATAQAKQVKDITLRTGSRNSYPIYDTKGQKITGWRERAELRLESTDFAALSKLTGELLTDLKMGGMDFAIADPTRKASEDQLLKEAVTAFKTRAQLATDALGGKGYKIVNLNLNSNGYPQPYLRAPMMMKAAAMDSAPVTPEVEAGTSQVSMTADGSIEVLMQ, from the coding sequence ATGCACACATTTCGCCGCAGCGCCGCCCTTCTCGCCCTGACCATCGGCAGCGTCGCCAGCCTTCCGGCGCTGGCTGCCGATGAGCTGCACTACAACCAGATTTCCCTGCGCGCCGAAGTCAGCCAGGAAGTCGCTCGCGACCAGATGATCGTGACGCTCTACACCGAAGAGCAGAACACCGACCCGGCAAAACTCGCTGCCGCCATCAGCACCACCATGAACAAGGCAACCGCCCAGGCCAAACAAGTCAAAGACATCACCCTGCGCACGGGCAGCCGCAACAGTTACCCGATCTACGACACCAAAGGCCAGAAAATCACCGGCTGGCGTGAACGCGCCGAACTGCGCCTGGAAAGCACCGACTTCGCCGCCCTGTCCAAACTCACCGGCGAGTTGCTGACCGACCTGAAGATGGGTGGCATGGACTTCGCCATCGCCGACCCGACCCGCAAGGCCAGCGAAGACCAATTGCTCAAAGAAGCCGTCACCGCGTTCAAGACCCGCGCGCAACTGGCCACCGATGCACTGGGCGGCAAGGGTTATAAAATCGTCAACCTGAACCTAAACAGCAACGGTTATCCACAACCGTACCTGCGTGCACCGATGATGATGAAAGCGGCAGCTATGGACTCGGCACCGGTGACACCTGAAGTAGAAGCCGGCACCAGCCAAGTGAGCATGACCGCTGATGGCTCGATTGAAGTGTTGATGCAGTGA
- a CDS encoding ABC transporter substrate-binding protein, translating to MKMLPLRAAIAAALLSVAVGVSAKPLVVCTEASPEGFDMVQYTTAVTADAVAETIFNRLADFKPGTTEVIPALADSWDISEDGLTYTFHLRKGVKFHTTEYFKPTRDMNADDVVWSFQRQLDPNHPWHKLSSVGFPYFESMGFKELLKSVEKVDDSTVKFTLTRREAPFLADIAMAFSSIYSAEYADQLLKANKTGDLNNKPIGTGPFIFQRYAKDAQVRFKANPDYFRGKPPADALILAIATDNNVRLQKLKANECQIALYPKPDDIPSIKKDSNLKVDELDAMTVSYIAMNTQHKYMSDVRVRKAIDIAFDKEAYVNALFGKGNASVAVNPYPPTLLGYNHALKNPPRDLDAARKLLKEAGVPEGTTFTLFTRNGGGPTNPNPMLGAQMMQADLAKVGIKIDIRVMEWGEMLKRAKNGEHDMVSAGWAGDNGDPDNFLTPMLSCEAAKNGENYARWCNEKFQALLDEARAKVDPAERAALYEQAQVLFNQDQPWISMAHTRMFTAMRNNVEGYHISPLTTNNFATTQVK from the coding sequence ATGAAAATGCTTCCCCTACGAGCGGCCATCGCGGCTGCGTTGCTGAGTGTCGCTGTCGGCGTCTCGGCCAAACCCTTGGTGGTCTGCACCGAAGCCAGCCCGGAAGGCTTCGATATGGTCCAGTACACAACTGCAGTCACGGCGGACGCTGTGGCCGAAACCATCTTCAACCGGTTGGCCGACTTCAAGCCCGGCACCACCGAGGTGATTCCGGCCCTTGCCGATTCCTGGGACATCAGTGAAGACGGCCTGACCTACACGTTCCACCTGCGTAAAGGCGTCAAGTTTCACACCACTGAATACTTCAAGCCGACTCGCGACATGAACGCCGACGACGTGGTCTGGAGCTTCCAGCGTCAGCTGGACCCGAATCACCCATGGCACAAACTGTCGAGCGTGGGCTTCCCGTACTTTGAAAGCATGGGCTTCAAGGAACTGCTGAAAAGCGTAGAAAAAGTCGACGACAGCACGGTCAAGTTCACCCTGACCCGCCGCGAGGCACCGTTCCTGGCCGACATCGCCATGGCGTTCTCCTCGATCTACTCCGCCGAATATGCCGACCAGTTGCTCAAGGCGAACAAGACCGGCGATCTGAACAACAAGCCGATCGGCACCGGCCCGTTCATCTTCCAGCGTTATGCGAAAGACGCTCAGGTGCGCTTCAAGGCCAACCCGGATTATTTCCGCGGCAAGCCACCGGCTGACGCGTTGATCCTGGCAATTGCCACCGACAACAACGTGCGCCTGCAAAAGCTCAAGGCCAACGAGTGTCAGATCGCGCTGTATCCCAAGCCCGACGACATTCCGAGCATCAAGAAAGACAGCAACCTGAAAGTCGACGAGCTGGACGCGATGACCGTCTCGTACATCGCCATGAACACCCAGCACAAATACATGAGCGACGTGCGCGTGCGTAAGGCCATCGACATTGCGTTCGACAAGGAGGCCTACGTCAACGCCTTGTTTGGCAAAGGCAACGCGTCGGTGGCGGTCAATCCGTACCCACCTACTCTGCTCGGCTACAACCATGCACTGAAGAACCCGCCGCGCGACCTCGATGCTGCGCGCAAATTGCTCAAGGAAGCCGGGGTTCCGGAAGGCACTACCTTCACCCTGTTCACCCGTAACGGCGGCGGTCCGACCAACCCGAACCCGATGCTGGGCGCGCAAATGATGCAGGCTGACCTGGCGAAAGTCGGGATCAAGATCGACATCCGCGTGATGGAATGGGGCGAAATGCTTAAACGCGCGAAGAACGGTGAGCACGACATGGTGTCTGCCGGATGGGCGGGCGACAACGGCGACCCGGATAACTTCCTGACGCCTATGCTCAGTTGCGAGGCCGCCAAGAACGGCGAAAACTATGCGCGCTGGTGCAACGAGAAATTCCAGGCGTTGCTGGATGAAGCACGGGCTAAAGTAGATCCGGCCGAACGCGCCGCGCTCTACGAACAGGCCCAAGTGCTGTTTAATCAGGACCAGCCATGGATCAGCATGGCCCACACACGGATGTTTACTGCAATGCGCAACAACGTAGAGGGTTATCACATCAGCCCTCTCACCACTAATAACTTCGCCACCACCCAGGTGAAGTAG
- a CDS encoding ABC transporter permease subunit codes for MFSFIARRLGLLIPTFFGITLLTFALIRMIPGDPVEVMMGERRVDPEMHAQAMERLGLNKPLYAQYLDYIGKLAQGDLGESLRTRESVWTEFTSLFPATLELSMAALLFAGILGLLAGVIAALKRGSLFDHGVMGISLAGYSMPIFWWGLILIMFFSVSLGWTPVSGRIDLLYDIEPKTGFMLIDTLLADDMGAFLDALHHLILPAIVLGTIPLAVIARMTRSSMLEVLREDYIRTAKAKGLSPSRVVFVHGLRNALIPVLTVVGLQVGTLLAGAVLTETIFSWPGIGKWLIEAIGARDYPVVQNGILLIACLVILVNFVVDILYGFANPRIRHQR; via the coding sequence ATGTTTAGCTTTATTGCCCGCCGACTGGGGTTGTTGATCCCCACGTTTTTCGGCATCACCCTGCTGACTTTCGCGTTGATTCGCATGATTCCGGGCGACCCCGTGGAAGTGATGATGGGCGAACGTCGGGTCGACCCCGAAATGCACGCTCAGGCAATGGAACGCCTAGGTCTGAACAAGCCGCTGTATGCCCAATACCTGGACTACATCGGCAAACTGGCTCAAGGCGATCTGGGCGAATCCCTGCGTACGCGCGAGAGCGTGTGGACCGAGTTCACCTCCCTTTTTCCGGCGACCCTGGAACTGTCCATGGCCGCCCTGCTGTTCGCTGGCATCCTCGGGCTTCTGGCCGGGGTGATCGCGGCACTCAAACGAGGATCGCTGTTCGACCACGGGGTGATGGGCATCTCCCTGGCGGGTTATTCGATGCCGATCTTCTGGTGGGGCCTGATTCTGATCATGTTCTTCTCGGTCAGCCTGGGCTGGACGCCAGTATCCGGGCGCATCGACCTGCTGTATGACATCGAGCCGAAAACCGGCTTCATGCTGATCGATACGCTGTTGGCCGATGACATGGGCGCCTTCCTCGATGCCCTGCATCACCTGATTCTGCCGGCCATCGTCCTCGGCACCATTCCGCTGGCGGTGATCGCGCGGATGACCCGTTCGTCGATGCTCGAAGTGCTGCGCGAAGACTACATCCGCACCGCCAAGGCCAAGGGTCTGTCGCCGTCGCGCGTGGTATTCGTCCACGGTCTGCGTAACGCACTGATTCCGGTACTGACCGTGGTCGGCCTGCAAGTCGGCACCCTGCTCGCCGGTGCGGTGCTGACCGAAACCATTTTCTCCTGGCCCGGCATCGGCAAATGGCTGATCGAAGCCATCGGCGCCCGGGACTACCCGGTTGTGCAAAACGGCATCCTGTTAATCGCCTGCCTGGTGATTCTGGTCAACTTCGTAGTGGACATCCTCTACGGCTTTGCCAACCCACGCATCCGTCATCAGCGCTGA